One genomic segment of Streptomyces niveus includes these proteins:
- a CDS encoding diacylglycerol/lipid kinase family protein gives MRALLVVNPAATTTSARTRDVLIHALASEMKLEAVTTEYRGHARDLGRRAADSEDIELVVALGGDGTVNEVVNGLLHGGPDPDRLPRLAVVPGGSTNVFARALGLPNDAVEATGAILDALSNRSERTVGLGLAAGTPGTDDESVPARWFTFCAGLGFDAGVVGRVEQHRERGKRSTHALYVRQVVRQFIDEPHRRRGMITLERPGEKPVTDLVLSIVCNTAPYSYLGNRPLYASPGASFDTALDVLGLSRLSTPAVARYATQLLNSTPDRGPHGRHAVSLHDLTDFTLHSKVPLPFQMDGDHLGLRTSVTFTGVRRALRVIV, from the coding sequence ATGCGCGCACTCCTTGTGGTCAATCCGGCAGCAACCACCACCAGTGCCCGCACACGCGACGTACTCATCCACGCGCTCGCCAGCGAGATGAAGCTGGAGGCGGTGACGACCGAGTACCGGGGGCATGCCCGGGATCTGGGACGGCGCGCGGCAGACTCCGAGGACATCGAGCTGGTCGTCGCGCTCGGCGGCGACGGCACGGTCAACGAGGTCGTCAACGGCCTTCTGCACGGCGGCCCGGACCCCGACCGGCTGCCACGACTGGCCGTCGTACCCGGTGGTTCGACGAATGTCTTCGCCCGTGCGCTCGGGCTTCCGAATGACGCCGTCGAGGCGACCGGCGCCATTCTGGACGCGCTGAGTAACCGGAGCGAACGCACTGTCGGTCTGGGACTGGCGGCCGGCACTCCGGGTACGGACGACGAATCGGTTCCCGCACGCTGGTTCACTTTCTGCGCGGGGCTGGGATTCGACGCCGGAGTGGTCGGCCGGGTCGAACAACACCGGGAGCGCGGTAAGCGATCGACGCACGCGCTCTATGTACGCCAAGTGGTACGGCAGTTCATCGACGAGCCCCATCGCCGGCGCGGCATGATCACCCTTGAGCGCCCCGGCGAGAAGCCGGTCACGGACCTCGTGCTGTCCATAGTCTGTAACACGGCCCCCTATTCCTACCTGGGCAATCGTCCGCTGTACGCGTCGCCGGGCGCCTCGTTCGACACCGCCCTGGACGTGCTCGGACTGAGCAGGCTGTCGACTCCGGCGGTGGCTCGTTATGCGACGCAGTTGCTCAATTCGACCCCCGATCGGGGCCCGCACGGCAGGCACGCGGTTTCGCTGCACGACCTGACCGACTTCACCTTGCATTCGAAGGTCCCACTGCCCTTCCAGATGGACGGCGACCACCTGGGACTGCGAACTAGTGTGACGTTCACAGGCGTACGCCGTGCACTGCGTGTGATTGTGTGA
- a CDS encoding WhiB family transcriptional regulator codes for MDWRHNAVCREEDPELFFPIGNTGPALLQIEEAKAVCRRCPVMEQCLQWALESGQDSGVWGGLSEDERRAMKRRAARNRARNATA; via the coding sequence ATGGACTGGCGTCACAACGCCGTTTGCCGCGAGGAAGACCCGGAGCTCTTCTTCCCCATCGGCAACACCGGTCCTGCGCTGCTGCAGATCGAGGAAGCCAAGGCCGTCTGCCGTCGCTGCCCCGTCATGGAGCAGTGCCTGCAGTGGGCGCTCGAGTCCGGTCAGGACTCGGGTGTCTGGGGTGGCCTCAGCGAGGACGAGCGCCGCGCGATGAAGCGTCGTGCCGCTCGCAACCGGGCGCGTAACGCGACCGCCTGA
- a CDS encoding PAS domain-containing sensor histidine kinase: MNDLVRQHTALTESDLEWLHLLVSEWQLLSDLSFADLVLWVPTRDGARYVSVAQMRPNTGPTSYQDDMVGHLVPRGRRPLLDAALDEGRIVREGDPEWREEVPVRVESIPVRRDGRVLGVIARNTNLLTVRTPSRLELTYLQSASDLAQMIAAGSFPFPGQQVDMDASPRVGDGLIRLDVDGVVQYASPNALSAYHRLGLASDLVGHHLGQTTDELAPARGPVDEAMVKLASGYAPRETEIESSVGVIQLRAIPLKPKGTRIGSLILLRDVTELRRRERELITKDATIREIHHRVKNNLQTVAALLRLQARRMDSEQGREALNEAVRRVGSIAIVHETLSQNLDERVEFDEIADRVLAMVSEISPGKTVRRTGRFGILDAEVATPLSMVLTEILQNALEHAFATGERGTVEVHAVRSGGTSPKRPAADGRSDARLLITVQDDGRGLPEGFDPRRAGNLGLQIVRTLVEGELGGGFDMLPGQERGTRVILDIPVEPNK; this comes from the coding sequence ATGAACGACCTCGTACGCCAGCACACCGCCCTCACCGAGTCCGACCTCGAATGGCTCCATCTGCTGGTCTCGGAGTGGCAGCTGCTCTCCGACCTGTCCTTCGCGGACCTCGTCCTGTGGGTCCCCACCCGCGACGGCGCCCGCTACGTCTCAGTGGCCCAGATGCGGCCCAACACGGGCCCCACGTCCTACCAGGACGACATGGTCGGCCATCTCGTCCCCCGGGGCCGCAGACCGCTCCTGGACGCCGCGCTGGACGAGGGCCGGATCGTGCGGGAGGGGGACCCGGAGTGGCGTGAGGAGGTCCCGGTACGGGTCGAGTCCATCCCCGTACGCCGCGACGGCCGCGTGCTCGGCGTGATCGCGCGCAACACCAACCTGCTCACGGTCCGCACTCCCAGCCGGCTGGAGCTGACCTACCTCCAGTCCGCCTCCGACCTCGCGCAGATGATCGCCGCCGGATCGTTTCCCTTCCCCGGCCAGCAGGTCGACATGGACGCCTCGCCACGCGTCGGCGACGGTCTGATCCGGCTCGATGTCGACGGCGTCGTCCAGTACGCGAGCCCCAACGCCCTCTCCGCGTATCACCGGCTGGGACTCGCGTCCGACCTGGTGGGACACCACCTCGGACAGACGACCGACGAACTGGCCCCGGCGCGCGGCCCGGTGGACGAGGCCATGGTCAAACTGGCCAGCGGATACGCCCCGCGCGAGACCGAGATCGAGAGCAGCGTCGGCGTCATCCAGCTGCGGGCCATCCCGCTCAAGCCCAAGGGCACCCGGATCGGCTCGCTGATCCTGCTCCGTGACGTCACCGAACTGCGGCGCCGTGAGCGTGAGTTGATAACGAAGGACGCCACGATCCGGGAGATTCACCACCGGGTGAAGAACAACCTCCAGACGGTCGCCGCGCTGCTCAGGCTCCAGGCACGCCGGATGGACTCGGAGCAGGGCCGCGAAGCCCTCAACGAGGCGGTGCGCAGGGTCGGTTCCATCGCGATCGTCCATGAGACGCTTTCTCAGAATCTGGACGAACGCGTCGAGTTCGACGAGATCGCCGACCGGGTGCTCGCGATGGTGTCGGAGATCTCACCCGGCAAGACGGTCCGCCGGACGGGCCGGTTCGGGATTCTGGACGCGGAGGTGGCGACGCCCCTGTCCATGGTCCTCACCGAGATCCTGCAGAACGCGCTGGAGCACGCCTTCGCGACGGGGGAGCGCGGCACGGTCGAGGTGCACGCCGTCCGAAGCGGCGGCACCTCACCCAAACGCCCCGCCGCCGACGGCCGTTCGGACGCCCGGCTGCTGATCACCGTCCAGGACGACGGGCGCGGACTGCCCGAGGGCTTCGATCCCAGACGGGCCGGCAATCTGGGTCTGCAGATCGTACGGACCCTGGTGGAAGGGGAGTTGGGCGGCGGTTTCGACATGCTTCCCGGCCAGGAACGGGGCACTCGGGTGATCCTCGACATCCCGGTCGAGCCGAACAAGTAG